A stretch of the Erinaceus europaeus chromosome 1, mEriEur2.1, whole genome shotgun sequence genome encodes the following:
- the MORN4 gene encoding MORN repeat-containing protein 4 isoform X2, which produces MTLTKGSFTYSSGEEYRGEWKEGRRHGFGQLMFADGGTYLGHFENGLFNGCGVLTFSDGSRYEGEFAQGKFNGVGVFIRHDNMTFEGEFKNGRVNGFGLLTFPDGSHGIPRNEGLFENNKLLRREKCSAVVQRAQSASKSARNLTA; this is translated from the exons ATGACCCTGACAAAAGGTTCCTTCACCTACTCCAGTGGGGAGGAGTATCGTGGCGAGTGGAAGGAGG GCCGAAGACATGGTTTTGGTCAACTGATGTTTGCAGATGGTGGCACCTACCTGGGCCACTTTGAGAATGGGCTGTTTAATGGCTGTGGTGTACTGACTTTCTCAGATGGCTCAAG GTATGAGGGAGAGTTTGCCCAGGGCAAATTTAATGGCGTTGGAGTCTTCATCCGACATGACAACATGACCTTTGAAGGGGAATTTAAAAATGGCAGAGTTAATGGTTTTG GTCTGCTGACTTTCCCTGACGGCTCTCACGGAATACCCCGCAACGAAGGCCTGTTTGAGAATAACAAGCTGCTGCGGCGGGAGAAGTGTTCTGCAGTGGTTCAGCGGGCTCAGAGTGCCTCCAAGTCGGCCAGAAACCTCACAGCCTGA
- the MORN4 gene encoding MORN repeat-containing protein 4 isoform X1, with protein sequence MTLTKGSFTYSSGEEYRGEWKEGERIPEGRRHGFGQLMFADGGTYLGHFENGLFNGCGVLTFSDGSRYEGEFAQGKFNGVGVFIRHDNMTFEGEFKNGRVNGFGLLTFPDGSHGIPRNEGLFENNKLLRREKCSAVVQRAQSASKSARNLTA encoded by the exons ATGACCCTGACAAAAGGTTCCTTCACCTACTCCAGTGGGGAGGAGTATCGTGGCGAGTGGAAGGAGGGTGAGAGGATCCCTGAGG GCCGAAGACATGGTTTTGGTCAACTGATGTTTGCAGATGGTGGCACCTACCTGGGCCACTTTGAGAATGGGCTGTTTAATGGCTGTGGTGTACTGACTTTCTCAGATGGCTCAAG GTATGAGGGAGAGTTTGCCCAGGGCAAATTTAATGGCGTTGGAGTCTTCATCCGACATGACAACATGACCTTTGAAGGGGAATTTAAAAATGGCAGAGTTAATGGTTTTG GTCTGCTGACTTTCCCTGACGGCTCTCACGGAATACCCCGCAACGAAGGCCTGTTTGAGAATAACAAGCTGCTGCGGCGGGAGAAGTGTTCTGCAGTGGTTCAGCGGGCTCAGAGTGCCTCCAAGTCGGCCAGAAACCTCACAGCCTGA